Genomic window (Rhododendron vialii isolate Sample 1 chromosome 4a, ASM3025357v1):
AtgttcattaaaaaaaactcaccaAATTACTTTTTTATGACAATTTATGTCCTACCGAAATGTTCTAAAATCATGTCAATATATCCGTCACATGAAGTACCCCCGCTCGTGAAAGTCCCCAATCTCTATATAACTtcattttttcgcatttattttGGTACTTATAATAAAATTTAGAGCTTTGGCCCTTTCAAAATCTTGATAATTTTAAGTTCAGTCCCTTCGAAAGTAAATTCTTTCGCAACATAGTCTCTCGAAAACTCTAAATCATTCCGTAATCGTTTGCCACTTTGTGAAATTTCTGCGTCCGCCACTTCCCGATATGAAATGACATttatgtttctgtttttttcccctcaaagGGAGATGCACCAACAGGGACATAAGCATATCCCAAAGCAGAGACTCCAGCACATCTGGGATTCCAAAATACATAGTTGAGATTGTCAACACTTGTGTTTCTGGCTGTGCTCCTTCCAACATACACCTCCACTGTGGGTGGTTTGCCTCTGCCAGGATAGTGAATCCAAGAGTTTTCAAGAGACTGGGATATGATGATTGCCTTGTCAAAGCAGGGAGACCATTGAACACCAGCCAGATTATTAGATTCACTTATTCCAATTCTTTCATGTACCCACTTGGTTTCAAGTATGCCAAGTTTTGCTGAACAACTCCAAACCGATTCCTGCGTTTATAGGCCATGAAGTCTCGTTCGAAGCTTTAGTAAAATTGGATTACTAATTTTTGGTATCATTCTCGTTTTGTGTTTTTCCGGTTTCAGAAAACCCGAAAAATGTGTTTAGTGAAATGTTTCCGTTACTGTTTCTTGCCAATAGTAGCGGACCTATCCAGTGGAATAGCCAAAAATTTGCATCGGTGGGGCCACTATGAAACAAGAGCTCTGACAATAGCCAAGCTCCTACAATGAGCCACCCACCCACGAGTTGATGATTGTTGGTGATGCGATCAGTGGCTTGTATATTTCGGTGTACAAAGAGTAGTTTTACGCTTGTGTGGAGTAGTGCTTGTTTTTTCATCCATCAAAAAATAGGTGAATACTACCCACTTTTGGTAGAATCCACACTGGATTTTTACTTTGATAATAAGAAACATCCATTTCGTAGGGCTTCATTTCTAACAATTCTGGTAAAATATTAGTTCATTCATACATATAGATAGGTATTTGATCAAATAACACGTTTCTTGTTTAAGAATTTTGTTTCCGAAGTGGGTCAAAAACGATGGTAGCATTTGATCAAGCATTTACAaaagagctgtgctacgtgcacagactgctgtgcacagcagctttTTCCTCCCGCCCCGGGTCGcataaagatgatcggagccgctcattttgttcaaaatactaaattctgaagtgattttgggtgttttgttaacgcctctaacgatatcgaacgaagctcattttttacagagaccttaaacgacatattttgaacaaaatgagcggctccgatcatctttgtgcgacccgggGCGGGAGGAAAAAGCTGttgtgcacagcttgctgtgcacgaatcatttctgtttACAAAACATGCAAGAAGGGCTTCATTTTAAACCATCGATTTCCTTATTTCTGTgacaaattgattttcacaccccGTTTTTACCATTCTCACTTCCTTTTTTCGCTTTCTTGATGCAAATCTACTATATTACCCCATCATGTGTGAAAAATGAATCAATAAAAGGGTACGTGCGAAGAATAGTAAAgagagtgtaaaaatcactATCCTTGTAAATATTGCAGAAACAATAAGAAAAAAGTGTCCAAAATACGCATCTATTGAGTGCTCTTGCATAATGCCCCAATACTGCTCATTCATGTGAGACCACACACTTAACTGATTCTATTCCCAAATATGCTATGAATCTGTTGACTATTGACATTAGAGCACTGAATAATGTTCCCATAAACAGCCATTTTGCCAATGCATGTAGGCCAGAGAAGCTACCATCTACTTCTTCttgaaattcacaaaaaaaaaaaagagaggttaaaaGCCTTTCGTAGTACTACCAACTTTCTTGATATTTGTGAGTCAATAGACTCCGTACTGATTAgtccatttttttcattattctggAATTAGTAGCATTTAATTTCAGAGCCAAAAGCTACAGTTTAAGATTGGCGCATTGAAGTACCCTTTGGTACTTCTTTTGCAGTGTGCTTGCTCTTGACTTCTCACTGCActctcccttttctctctccgagagagagagagagagagagagagaggtcattGCTGTGTTTTCTTTAGATACTTTTTGTGTTATTTGTAGACTTGGAGTTGTAAGATGTCTGGTACTTTTGTAGGTGTTAACATAATATTGGGAAATATTATGTTGCCATATTTTTTAACCTTTATAATTATTATGTTTTCGgcagattattatttatgtttctaAGTTAGTCTATGTTTCCTTATTATGCGTATTTCCTTTTTATGCAtcttgtagcctatataaaAGCGTGCTAGGTTATGATTTGAATACAATCGATAATACATCTTTCGCCTTTTCTTAACAGTGGGGAACCATTGGTGCAAATCCAGCCAGAGTGTCAGTTTATATGCCGGAAAGGGAGTGAGAGGATTTGAGAGTGAGAGACAGGGGAAAGAGAGAATGGATGATCGGTTGATTTTTGTGGAAAAAGCTTGTCTAGGGGAACCACCATTGCATCTAGGCTTTGCAAGCACATCTCTAGTATGGTGTATCCTTTTTGTTTTCGCCGCATTTCTTTTGTTATTGTCGTGCTGACGGGGTGCATTAGGCTTTTACTCTTCTTGTTGTAATAGCTGCACATAGTGGGTTGTAATCTTATTAGTATTGATGAATTTCTTAGTCTTGTGCCCCAAAAAATACTATTGATCCAAAACGCGAACAGTCACACCAACTATTGGCCTGGACttgaaattttaattggttCTATGAAAAATAAACGTTCATGAGAATGAGCCTATCGACTCTCAGAGGAATGCTACAAAAATCGTTACACTGTGGAATCCATTTTTTCCTTGTTCTGATGAATGTTCGATTGTATGAGATTGTGAGTGAAAGAGACAGGGGACAAGGATTTTTGGAGGCTATTGTTGTGAGGAGGGCCCTTAGTCCCACTCGCACCTAGGTGGAGCAATTGTTACGGGCTGTGTATCGATCCCTGATCATCGGTAAACTTGCAAGAACGCCCTACGTTGGCAATCCTAAAAGGGACAAGTAGCCTCGGTTGAACATCACATAATGGATGGGAATCCAATTGGTCCTGTTTATAGGGGGAAGCTACACTGGCCGTCAATTCTCAAAATTTTACTTagcaaaatataaaaagaaaaaaagaaggaaatataTCATTGCGAACACATGGAATTGGGAGATGGAGACCTTAGCTGTATTAGTTGAGAATGAACAAAATGACTAGAAATGATGTGATGTTGTAAATGGTGGCCATTCAAACATGAGAGTGACTCaccatttctctctttttctgtcACTTGATTTTTAATCTGCTTGTTGACTCTCTGTTCTTCTGGATATCCACATGGTTGAAACTGGATACCTGCTGGGAATAAGAAGACTTGAAGTTTACTCACATGTATTTACCACCAGAGACTCTCTCTGGACCATTCAATAAATCCCATCAACAAATTTACCCatcaaggaaagaaaaaaaaacccaaatgggcAAAAAACAAAGTCCCCTTTATACCACCACTTTGAAGCTCAAACTCTGAGCCCACATGGCATTACATAGGCACTGGCAATTGGTATTCAACACGAATTGTCAATTGTAATTCCCCTTTTTGTAGGGCAAGCATCAACAATGAAACTGATTGGCCCCACTCTATAAACCAATTAAATTCAAGATGGGTGGGTGGGGGATTGAGATTTCCTACGTGGCG
Coding sequences:
- the LOC131321819 gene encoding protein TAPETUM DETERMINANT 1-like, which produces MMISALVLLLFYLMMMLIISPSIYGLLLLQPGSPNKHLDSANTTSTSTLKSEEATLIHRKLLVHGRCTNRDISISQSRDSSTSGIPKYIVEIVNTCVSGCAPSNIHLHCGWFASARIVNPRVFKRLGYDDCLVKAGRPLNTSQIIRFTYSNSFMYPLGFKYAKFC